CTGTGGGACGACGTTCGTTGGCTGGATCCAAAGCGCTCTGGCGGGATGCTTTAGCCGATCCGTTTTGGGCGCGCGCTAGGTCTTGGCGAACTGCGGCCCAGCGCTTCCATTCTCTCAATTTCTTTCAGCGCATCGCGTGACCGCTGCATCGTCTGCGCCTTGTTCTGGCCGTCCTTGTGCTCCTGGTGCCGGCCCCCGAGCATCTCCCACGCGCGGCGGTGCACTTCAAGCTCGGCCGCTTGCAAGTCGCCCGCAGCACTGAAGGCAAAGCGGGCTGCTCGCCTGGCGTAGGCGAGCCAGTCACGCGTTTCCAGCGTTTCACGGATGCCGGGGGCGCACAGCCGCAAGGCGTCCGCGATGGCTTCTTGTGCGTGGCCGGTCACGCGCAGGCGCACGGCAATCATGCTGTCCACGCGCGACAGGTTGACCCGCCCTGCGGTGTGGCGACTGAGCACATCCCGGTAATGCCGCCAGTAAGCGTCCAGAGCAGCGGCTGTGGCCAAGGCCAGCGCAGGATCGGGCTGCGGCGTGTGCCCTGACGGCGTCACTGCCTTCACCGCCTCCTTCCCCTGCGGTGCGGCCTGCTGCCCCTTCTCGGCGCTGATCCGCAACGCAATCTCAAGCGTCTTGGCGCACTCACAGCGCTCTGCCTGAAGAAGGCGCACCTCCCAGCAGGCGCCATCGGCCTGCCGCAGCGTACTCTGGCGATCCACGTAGCCGGGCGCCGGATGCGGCTGGATGCAGCCGCCGAGCAGATCCGGGTTGCCGTATTCAGTGTTCAACTGCCTGGCGAGCTGGCGGCCCACCTCATCGTCGTTAAAAGCTCCAAATTTTTTCACAGTGATAAGGGCCTGAAATCGCTCGGGACTGCTTTGCAGCACCACGGCAGGCCGGTAGCCGTCTTGCAGCAGCTGGTCCAGCTTCGCCTGGCTCATCGCGTCGATCAACAGGTAATGCTTATCGGCCGACAGCGGCGTGTAGTCAATGCGCTCCCCGCGCTCGCTCAGCCGCTGCATCCGAGGCATGCGCTGGCGCACCTCCTCAGGCGTGCATCCTTGGCTAACTCCGGCCCTTTTATCCAGCAAGAATGTCATCCGCCCGCCGTCCGGCTTCAGGCGAACCGACGTGACCCGGTAGCGCTGCGCATCGACCGCTTGCGCATACCGCTCGAACTGCTCGAACT
This portion of the Polaromonas naphthalenivorans CJ2 genome encodes:
- a CDS encoding DNA-primase RepB domain-containing protein; its protein translation is MHYFRKEEADKGGQAAFVDLGQRIEVHDWRHADATLAAMQLSAHKWGRIKVTGSEDFKALCARLAAAHGFTISNPELQDRIAQERERIQRSLQERAQEETAQPAPRAMASAPIEQFEQFERYAQAVDAQRYRVTSVRLKPDGGRMTFLLDKRAGVSQGCTPEEVRQRMPRMQRLSERGERIDYTPLSADKHYLLIDAMSQAKLDQLLQDGYRPAVVLQSSPERFQALITVKKFGAFNDDEVGRQLARQLNTEYGNPDLLGGCIQPHPAPGYVDRQSTLRQADGACWEVRLLQAERCECAKTLEIALRISAEKGQQAAPQGKEAVKAVTPSGHTPQPDPALALATAAALDAYWRHYRDVLSRHTAGRVNLSRVDSMIAVRLRVTGHAQEAIADALRLCAPGIRETLETRDWLAYARRAARFAFSAAGDLQAAELEVHRRAWEMLGGRHQEHKDGQNKAQTMQRSRDALKEIERMEALGRSSPRPSARPKRIG